One genomic region from Balaenoptera acutorostrata chromosome 1, mBalAcu1.1, whole genome shotgun sequence encodes:
- the S100A10 gene encoding protein S100-A10, translating into MPSQMEHAMETMMFTFHKFAGDKGYLTKEDLRVLMEKEFPGFLENQKDPLAVDKIMKDLDQCRDGKVGFQSFFSLIAGLTIACNDYFVVHMKQRGKK; encoded by the exons ATGCCCTCTCAAATGGAACACGCCATGGAAACCATGATGTTCACATTTCACAAATTTGCTGGGGATAAAGGCTACTTAACAAAGGAGGACCTGAGAGTACTCATGGAAAAGGAGTTCCCTGGATTTTTGGAA aatcaaAAAGACCCTCTGGCTGTGGACAAAATAATGAAGGACCTGGACCAGTGCCGAGATGGCAAAGTGGGCTTCCAGAGCTTCTTTTCACTAATCGCTGGGCTCACCATCGCATGCAATGACTATTTTGTAGTACACATGAAGCAGAGGGGAAAGAAGTAG